A genomic region of Cyprinus carpio isolate SPL01 chromosome B11, ASM1834038v1, whole genome shotgun sequence contains the following coding sequences:
- the LOC122138855 gene encoding LOW QUALITY PROTEIN: leucine-rich repeat transmembrane neuronal protein 4-like (The sequence of the model RefSeq protein was modified relative to this genomic sequence to represent the inferred CDS: inserted 1 base in 1 codon): MGSLVRSRWLMIPLLVQAWLLASQGRVREKPCPRSCRCDGKIVYCESNAFRDVPKNVSVGCQGLSLRYNSLVNLRAGQXTSLSQLVWLYLDHNYINAVDKQAFQGVRRLKELILSSNKITHLENSTFHSIPNLRNLDLSYNKLQVLQLNQFQGLRKLLSLHIRSNSLKTVPMRVFQDCRNLEFLDLGYNRLRSLTRNAFAGLLKLTELHLEHNQFSKINFSHFPRLNNLRALYLQWNRIKSITQGITWTWTSLQKLDLSGNDLQVLDSSIFQCLPNLQTLNLDSNKLSNVSQDAISAWISLTTISLAGNIWECSPSLCPLVAWLRNFKGNKETTMICAGPKEVQGEKVIEAVDTHGICKMTPTPYQPISSTVSSPSKPGHFPPPTMFRVNEKIARNNPVAPSPTAESPSVPEQDFEHVSFHKIIAGSVALFLSVAMILLVIYVSWKRYPSSMKQLQQHSMVRKRRKKARETERTLSSPLQEYYVDYKPTNSETMDVLVNGTGPCTYTISGSRECEV; encoded by the exons ATGG GATCCCTGGTGAGATCCCGTTGGTTGATGATCCCCCTACTCGTGCAGGCCTGGCTTTTGGCTTCCCAAGGCAGAGTCCGAGAGAAACCATGTCCCCGAAGCTGCCGCTGCGATGGCAAAATAGTGTATTGTGAGTCAAATGCCTTCCGTGATGTGCCAAAGAATGTTTCTGTGGGATGCCAGGGCCTCTCTCTGCGGTACAACAGCTTGGTGAACCTCAGGGCTGGTC TTACCAGCCTCAGTCAGTTGGTCTGGCTGTACCTAGACCACAACTACATCAATGCAGTGGACAAACAAGCCTTTCAAGGTGTTCGAAGACTAAAGGAGTTGATCCTCAGCTCCAACAAGATCACACATTTGGAAAACAGCACATTCCATTCGATCCCCAACCTACGAAATCTAGACCTCTCCTACAACAAACTTCAAGTCCTGCAGCTGAATCAGTTCCAAGGCTTGCGCAAACTGTTGAGTCTCCACATCAGATCGAATTCCCTCAAGACGGTTCCAATGCGAGTGTTTCAGGATTGCCGAAACCTAGAGTTTCTTGATTTGGGCTACAATCGACTGCGAAGTCTTACCCGTAACGCATTTGCGGGACTTCTCAAACTGACTGAGTTACACTTAGAGCACAACCAGTTTTCAAAGATCAATTTTTCTCATTTCCCAAGGCTGAACAACCTTCGTGCTTTGTATCTGCAGTGGAATCGGATAAAGTCAATAACCCAGGGAATTACATGGACCTGGACCTCTTTGCAAAAGCTGGATCTTTCTGGAAATGACCTGCAAGTGCTGGATTCAAGCATCTTCCAGTGTCTCCCTAACTTGCAGACTCTTAATCTGGACTCCAATAAGCTAAGCAACGTGTCTCAAGATGCCATATCAGCTTGGATCTCTCTTACTACCATCAGTCTTGCGGGTAACATTTGGGAATGCAGCCCCAGCTTATGTCCCCTTGTAGCTTGGCTGAGGAACTTCAAGGGGAACAAGGAGACCACCATGATTTGTGCTGGACCAAAGGAGGTTCAGGGTGAAAAAGTCATTGAGGCTGTTGACACACATGGAATCTGTAAGATGACCCCCACCCCTTACCAGCCAATCTCCTCAACTGTAAGCTCCCCATCCAAACCTGGACATTTCCCCCCACCCACCATGTTCAGGGTGAATGAGAAAATAGCACGCAACAACCCTGTTGCGCCTTCCCCAACGGCTGAATCCCCATCTGTCCCTGAGCAGGATTTCGAGCATGTTTCGTTCCACAAGATAATTGCCGGCAGCGTCGCCCTCTTCCTATCCGTGGCCATGATCTTGCTAGTGATCTACGTTTCCTGGAAGCGTTATCCCAGCAGCATGAAGCAACTGCAGCAGCATTCCATGGTGAGAAAACGCCGGAAAAAGGCACGGGAGACAGAGCGCACCCTCAGCTCTCCACTTCAGGAATATTATGTGGACTACAAACCCACAAACTCTGAGACCATGGACGTACTGGTCAATGGGACAGGACCCTGTACCTACACCATCTCCGGCTCCCGAGAATGTGAGGTATGA